Proteins from a single region of Antechinus flavipes isolate AdamAnt ecotype Samford, QLD, Australia chromosome 2, AdamAnt_v2, whole genome shotgun sequence:
- the SMIM26 gene encoding small integral membrane protein 26, which produces MRECVPSLWYRRMSLIYALGAWTLVGSICISSWKRKQTLANEEVLKDEDSVEKAESRRGFYVETVVTYKENFVPFSTRFYNYWKSWSNGPGPSE; this is translated from the exons ATGAGGGAGTGCGTGCCCTCCCTCTGGTACCGGCGGATGTCCTTAATCTATGCCCTTGGGGCCTGGACCTTGGTGGGCTCCATTTGCATTTCAAGCTGGAAGAGGAAGCAGACATTAG CCAATGAAGAGGTACTTAAAGACGAAGACTCTGTTGAGAAGGCTGAATCCAGAAGAGGATTTTATGTGGAAACAGTTGtgacatataaagaaaattttgtacCATTTAGTACTAGATTCTACAACTACTGGAAATCGTGGAGTAATGGGCCTGGTCCATCAGAATGA